One Thioclava sp. ES.031 genomic window, TCGTAGATCCCCATATTCATCGGATAGCTCAGCGCGCCGGGCATCTGGATGAACGGCCCCGCATCCGAGCCGCCATGCTCGATCACCACGACGTCGCGCCCCGCTTCCACGAGCCGGTAGGCCAGCGCCGAGCCACCCGAGCCTGCGCCTACGATCACAAATTCTGCCGAAACACTCATCTTCATCTGGCCTCAAATACTCCGGGGGTCGCCGTTTGGTGCGCCATCGGTCCGAGGACCAACCGGCGACGGGCAGCGCCCCCAGCCGCCCCAAATTCGAACTCAGTAAGGGCTCTCGACCGGTCCCATGCCGACATAGACGGATTTGAGCTGCGTATAATGCTCCACCGCCGCGCGGGAATTCTCGCGCCCGAAGCCCGATTGCTTCACCGCGCCGAAGGGCATTTCCACCGGCGTCAGGTTATAGGCGTTGATCCATGTCGTGCCCGCCTGCAGCCGGCCGACCACGCGGTGCCCGCGCGCCAGATCGCCGGTGAACACACCCGCGGCGAGACCGAACTGCGTGTCGTTGGCCCGCGCGATCGCCTCTTCCTCGGTCTCGAAATCCAGCACCGACATGACCGGGCCGAAAATCTCCTCGCGCGCGATGGTCATGTCGTCGGTGACATCGGCGAAGACCGTGGGCTGCACGAAAAGCGGCCCCTCGTTGCCCGCAGACCCACCGCAGACCAGCCGCGCGCCTTCGGATTTCGCGCTCTCGACATAGGACATCACCTTGTCGAACTGCGCCTGCGAGATCAGCGGGCCGAATTGCGTCGCCTCATCGAGCGGATCGCCCGCGACGATGGTCTCGGTGCGCTCTTTCAGCCGGGCGAGGAATTGCTCCTTGATGCCCTTCTGCACGAAGACCCGCGTCCCGTTCGAGCAGATCTGACCCGAGGAATAGAAATTCCCCAGCATCGCCGCGCCGATCGCGCTTTCGATATCGGCGTCGTCGAACACGATCATCGGGGATTTGCCGCCCAGCTCCATCGTGACGTGCTTCATCCCCGCCGAGGCCGCCTGATAGACCTTCGCGCCCGTCGGCACCGAGCCCGTCAGCGAGACTTTCGCGATACGCGGATCTGTGGACAGCGCCGCCCCCACCGGACCGAAGCCCTGCACCACGTTGAAGATGCCCGCGGGCATCCCGGCTTCGATGAAGATCTCGGCGAGCTTCAGAGCGCCCAGCGGCGTCATCTCGGAAGGCTTGAACACCATCGCGTTGCCGGTCGACAGCGCGGGCGCGGATTTCCAGCAGGCGATCTGGCTGGGATAGTTCCACGCGCCGATGCCCGCGCAGACGCCCAGCGGCTCGCGGATCGTATAGGCGAAATCGCCACCCAGCGGCATCGTCTCGCCGGTCAGCGTCGGCGCGAGACCTGCGAAATATTCCAGCGCCTCGGCCCCCGAGGGCCAGTCGGCCTCGCGGGTTTCCTGAATCGGCTTGCCGGTGTCGAGCGTTTCCAGCTGCGCCAGCTCCTCGGCGCGTTCGCGGATGATCGCGACGGCACGGGTCAGGATGCGGCCGCGCTCGACCGGGCGCAGCGCGGCCCAGTCCTTCTGCGCTTCCATCGCCCCCGAAATCGCGGCGTCGATCACCGCAGGGGTCGCCGCGTGCAGCTTCGCGATCACCTCGCCGGTGCCGGGATAGGTGACGATCAGCTCGTCGCCATCGGTGTCTTCCATCCAGTCGCCATTGACGAAATGGCTCGCTTTCGGCTGTGCCCTCATTGGTGGACCTCCAATTCCTTTTCCAGATGCGCCAGCACCAGATTGCAGGCGGCCTCCCGGTCGGGATCGCCCGCGACCAGCGCCGCGCGGATGTAGACGCCGTCGATCAGCGCGCCCAACCCCTCGGCCACGGAGCCCGCCCGGTCGCCGACCAGCGGGCGCAGCCCATGCACGAGGTTCGAGCGCAGACGGCGCTGATAGATATGCAGCAGGCGCCGCGCATCGGCGCTCGACTGCGCGAGCACGTAGAAGTTCAGCCACGCGGCGATCGCCTCGTGCCGGAACGATCCCGCCGCGAAGGAGCCCATCACAACCGCGCGAACCCGCTCCTGCGGGGTCTGCGCCATCGCCATCGCGCCGCGCACTTCGGCACCGTAAATCGACAGGATCGAGCGCATCGCGGCGAGGAAAATCCGGTCTTTCGACCCGAAATAATGGTGTGCCAGCGCCGAGGACATGCCCGCGCGCCGGGCGATCTGAGCGACCGTCACATCCAGCGATCCCGCCTCGCCCACTGTCTCAATGGTGGCTTTCACCAAGGCAGCGCGGCGTATAGGCTCTGCTCCAAGCTTGGGCATCGTGCGGGCCTCCTTCGGGTCGTTTGCTTGTATGTCGGGCTAAGACATGTTTATTGACTCGTCAATCAATAACCGCATTCTGCGGTTTCTTGACGTTGTGATAGGGAGAAAAATATGACGTTTCGTTCCACGCTCCTCGCGCTGAGTGCGGCGCTCTCGCTCGGATTGGCAGGCACCGCGCCCGCTCAGGCCGCCGATTGCTCGAAAGTGACCTTCTCCGATGTCGGCTGGACCGACATCACCTCGACCACCGCGGTCGCGACCACGATCCTCGAAGCCCTCGGCTACGAGACCGACACCAAGGTGCTCTCGGTTCCGGTGACCTACGAAGCGCTATCGAAAGGCGATGTCGACGTGTTCCTCGGCAACTGGATGCCCTCGATGGCCGCCAATGTGGACCCCTACACCAAGGACGGCACGGTCGAGACGCTCGGCACCAACCTGACCGGCGCGAAATACACGCTCGCGACCAACGCCGCCGGCGCCAAGGCCGGCATCAAGGACTTCTCCGACATCGCCAAACATGCCGACGAGCTGGACAACCAGATCTACGGCATCGAGCCGGGCAATGACGGCAACGCGCTGATCCTCGACATGATCGACAAGGACGCGTTCGGCCTGAAGGACTTCGACCTGAAGGAAAGCTCCGAGCAGGGCATGCTCGCGCAGGTCGCGCGCGCCGATAAGGCCGACAAGCCGATCATCTTCCTCGCGTGGGAGCCCCACCCGATGAACTCCAACTTCGACATCACCTATCTCTCGGGCGGCGATGACTTCTTCGGCCCCGACTACGGCGGTGCGACGGTCATGACCAATGTCCGCGCGGGCTATGTCGACGAATGCCCGAACCCGGGCAAGCTCGTGTCGAACCTGAAGTTCACCCTCTCGATGGAAAACGAGATCATGGGCAAGATCCTCGACGACGGCGAGGACCCCAAGGATGCCGCGAAGGAATGGCTCAAGGCCCATCCCGAAACCTGGCAGGCCTGGCTCGAAGGCGTGACCACCAAGGATGGCGGCGACGCGCGTGAAGCGGTCGAGAAAGCGCTGAACTCGTGAGCCTTTGGGCAAAACCTTCGCGCGGGCGGCAGGGCATGACCCTCCGCCGCCCCCGTGCCCCTTCGGTCCGCGCCCTCACCGGCGCGGCCCTTCTCTTCGCGGGGATGATCGCAGCTCCCCTCGCCCCCGCGCACGCCGCGGATTGCCCCGACACCGAGGCCCTGCACGCGGCGGGCGTCACGCTCACCCGCAACACCCCGAAAATGGCGCAGGCCTATCGCTACGAGAACGGCACGCTGACCTCCTACCGGGTCGACGATCCCGAGCTCGGCCGCCCGCCCAAGCGCGAGCGCTACGACCATCCGCTGGCGGTGAGCCTTCAGGAAATGGACGGGCGCAGCTTCGCGCTCATCTATGACGACGACCCCGCACGGCTCGACCAATTGCCGCAACTGGGCAACTGGCGCACCCCGGTGAGCCTGAAAGTCGACGGCGAGACCAAGGATCGCGGCACCATCTCCTACGCCTATCGCGGCACCGGCTCGGTGCAGATCGGTGCCTGCCGCTACGATGTCTGGCAGGTCGTCGAACGGATCGCGATGGGCAAGCTGCGCACCGCCTTCCTCAAGGAATTCTCTCCCAAGGCCGGGCTGGTCCTGCGCGTCACCAAGCTCGACCCCGAAACCGGCAAGGCGCAATCGCAAGTCGCCTTCGACCGCATCGAGACGCGCCAGAAATAACAAACCGCAAGGACAGCTATGAACTGGTTGACCGAAACCAAAATTCCCGTCGGCAAGACCGCCAAGATCGTGATCGACTGGCTGCAGGACCACGCCGCACCGCTCTTCGACGCGCTCTCCGTCGCGCTGAAAGCCCTGATCGACGCAACGCTCTGGGTGCTGCAAGGCCCCCCGCCCCTTCTCGTGATCCTCGCCTTCGCGGTGATCGCCTACCTGCTGCAACGCAGCTGGAAGATTTCGCTGCTGGTGATCGTGGGCTTCCTGTTCATCCTCAATCAGGACTACTGGGAGGAGACGACCGAGAGCCTCACCCTCGTGATCGCCGCCTGCGTGGTCTGCATGGGGATCGGGGTGCCGATCGGCATCGCCGCCGCCCACCGTCCGCGCCTCTATGCGGTACTGCAACCGGTCTTGGACCTGATGCAGACGCTGCCAGCCTTCGTCTACCTGATCCCGGCCATCGTCTTCTTCGGCATCGGCATGGTGCCGGGCCTGATCGCAACGGTGATCTTCGTGCTGCCCGCGCCGATCCGCCTGACCCATCTGGGCGTCTCCTCGACGCCGGACACGCTGACCGAGGCCGCCCAATCCTTCGGCGCCACGAAAAGCCAGCTGCTGTGGAAGGTCGAGCTGCCCTATGCCACGCCGCAGATCATGGCCGGTCTGAACCAGACCATCATGCTCTCGCTGTCGATGGTCGTCGTGGCCGCTCTGGTGGGCGCGGACGGGCTTGGCGTGCCGGTCGTGCGCGCGCTCAACACCGTGAACACGGCGCTCGGCTTCGAGTCCGGCTTCGTGATCGTCGTCGTCGCCATCATCCTTGACCGCATGCTGCGCCGCGGAGGTTCGAAATGACCCAGACCAAAGCCAAAACCGCCGTCAAATTCGACAATGTCTCCATCGTCTTCGGCGACCGCCCGCAAGAGGCGCTGCCGATGATGGACGAAGGGCTCTCGCGCCCCGAGATTCAGGAGCGCACCGATCAGGTGCTGGGCGTGCATGATTGCTCGGTCGAGGTACCCGAGGGCGAGATCCTCGTGCTGATGGGCCTCTCGGGCTCGGGCAAATCGACGCTCCTGCGCGCGGTGAACGGGCTAAACCCGGTCGTGCGCGGGCAGGTCGAAGTGCATGACGGGGAGAACCTCGTCGACGTCACCCATGCCGATCCCGCCACCCTGCGCCGGATGCGCCTGACCAAGATCGCGATGGTTTTCCAGCAATTCGGCCTGCTGCCCTGGCGGACCGTGCGCGAGAATGTCGGCCTCGGCCTCGAACTCGCGGGCATGAACAAGGCGGAACGCCGCAAGAAGGTCGACAGGCAGCTGGAACTGGTGGGCCTGTCGGACTGGGCCGACCGTCAGGTGGCCGAGCTTTCGGGCGGTATGCAGCAGCGCGTGGGCCTCGCCCGAGCGTTTGCCACCGACGCGCCGATCCTGCTGATGGACGAGCCCTTCTCCGCGCTCGACCCGCTGATCCGCACCAAGCTGCAGGACGAGTTGCTGGAACTGCAAACCGAACTCAAGCGCACGATCATTTTCGTCAGCCACGACCTCGACGAAGCCTTCAAGATCGGCAACCGGATCGCGCTGATGGAAGGCGGGCGGATCGTGCAATGCGGCACCGCGCGCGACATCATTGCCAAGCCCGCCAATGGCTATGTGGCCGATTTCGTGGCCCATATGAACCCGCTCGGCGTGCTCACCGCCGAGGACATCGCCGATCCCGTCGGCACGCCGACCGGCGACGCCACCGGCGCGCCGATGCCCGCCGACGCGCCCGTGCGCGACGTGATGGAGCGGCTGCGCTACGAGCCCGCCGTGCCGCTCACCGATGGCCGTGTCGTGACCCGCGAGGGCGTCATCACGCGGCTCATCGACCCCCAGCGCAGTGCCGAGGCCAGCTGAGGGACGCTTCGCGGAGGATATTTTGACCAAGCCGAAACCAAGGCGCGCGCGCCCCTTCGGCTTGGCTCAAATATCCCCGCCGGAGGCATCCGACATTTCAAAAAAGTGCCGCGCCGTCAGATCTTGGTGGCAGGCGCGGGCGGCGTCACCCGGCGTTTGAGCTGCGCCTCGCGGAAGGTCATGTAGCTCACCGCGCCGATGATGATCGCGCCGCCCAGGATCACGTAAGGGTCGGGGCGCTCGCCAAAAAACGACCAGCCCGCAATCGCCGCCCAGACCAGCTGCAGGAAGATCACCGGCTGCGTCACCGTCACGGGCGCCGCGGCGAAGGCCCGCGTCATGCAGTAATGCCCGCCGGTGGCGAACACCGCGACCGCGCCCAGCCAGAGCGTCTCGGACAGCGTGATCGGCTCCCATTTCCAGATCGCCACCGGGGCGAGCGCGACGGTCACCACCAGCGTCATCATCGCGACCACCGTGCCCGCGGGCACGTAATCGGTCAGCCGCTTCGCCGCGAGATAGGCGCCGCCGAAGAACAGCGCCGCGCCAAGCTGGGCGAGATGGCCCGGCTCGATCGCGCGCATCCCCGGGCGCAGGATGATCAGCGCCCCGATCAGCGCGACGATCACCGCCGTCACGCGCCGCCAGGCCAGCCCCTCACCCAGCAGGAGCGCGCCGCCGACCGTGACGACAATCGGGTTGAGGTAGTTGATCGCAGTGACATCGGCGATCGGGATATTGCTCATCGCGAAGAACCACAGCCCCACCGCCACCGCATGCAGCGCCCCGCGCAGCCCGAACAGCGCCCAGACCTGCGGCGGGAAGTTCTGGCGCAGGATGCGGGCCAGCGCGGGCGCGAAGAAGATCAGCCCCCACATGAAGCGCACGAAGGCCGATTGCGCGGCGGGCACCTGATCGCCCAGCCAGTGGACGATGATGTTCACCATCACGAAACAGGCCGTGGTGGCGAGCATCCACAGGATGCCGATCAGCGGTTTATTGGGTTTGTCTTGCGCGGTCATGACCCCTCTTGGACGCTGGTTCGGCACCGCGCGCAAGGGGCGGTTTTGTGTCGGTTATAATGCGCCCGCGGCGAGCTTCCAGGCGATCGAGCCCATCAGCACCGCGATCAGCGCATCGAGCACGCGCCATGCGCTCTCCTTTGCGAAAAGCGGCGCCAGAAGCCGCGCGCCATAGGCCAGCGCGAAGAAGAAGAGGAAGGAGGCCACGATCGCGCCCGAGGCGAAGCTGATCCGCGCGCCTGCGAACTGCGCCGAGACCGCGCCCAGAAGCACCACCGTATCGAGCCAGACATGCGGGTTCGCCCATGTGAAAGCGGCCACCGTCACCAGCACGGCGCGCAGGGACGGCGCGCTGCCTGCGCTCGGGTCGAGATGCTCGCCGCCCCGGATCGCCGCCAAAGCGGAGCGGATCGCATACCAGCTGAGAAAAGCGACACCGCCCCAGCGCAGCGTCTCCGGCAGCCATGGCAGCGCCGTGGAGGCGGCGGCGAAGCCCGACACGCCGAGCGCGATCAGCACCGCATCGGAAAGCGCGCAGAACAGCGCCACCGCGAAGACATGCTCGCGCCGCAGCCCCTGACGCAGCACGAAAGCGTTTTGCGCGCCGATCGCCACGATCAGCCCGAGCCCCAGTTTCAGCCCTGCCCAGAATGCCACCAATTCCATCCGCCTCACCCCCAGTCTGCTCGGAGACGCTTCTCAGTGCCGGGGCGTGCGTATAAGTTCAACTTAATTAAACTAACTCTGTATAAGTAAAACTTATGTTCGACTATGCCGCGCTGGATGCGCTCGCCACCGTGATCGAGACCGGAAGCTTCGAAGCCGCCAGCGCCCGGCTCGGGGTGTCGCAATCGGCCGTCTCGCAACGGGTCCGCCAATTGGAGGAACGGATGGGCGCGGTTCTGGTGATCCGCGCCACGCCCTGCCGCGCGACCGAGGATGGCGCGCGGCTGATCGCCCATCTGCGCGAAGTGGCGCTTCTGGAGACCGAGCTTGCGCCCTCCGAGACCCCGCCGGTTCTGCGCATCGCGGTGAATGCGGACAGCCTCGCGACATGGGTGCTGCCCGCGCTGGCCGAGGTCGAGGGCGTGCGCTTCGATCTGGTGATCGACGATCAGGACCATTCGGCGGGGCTGCTGCGCCGGGGCGAAGTCGCGGGCGCGATCACCGCCGACGAGGGGCCGATTGCGGGCTGCGACAGCGTGAACCTCGGGCGGCTGCGCTATATCGCGACGGCGAGCCCGGACTTCGTCGCGCGTTATTTCCCGAACCGGATCGACCGGCACGCCTTGCGCGCGGCCCCTGCCCTGCAGTTCAACGCCAAAGATCGGCTGCAGGACCGCTGGGCCTCGATGATCGCGGGCATGCCGATGGGGCTGCGCGCGCATCGTATCGGCTCGACCGAAGGTTTCGTGGAGGCCTGTCTGCGCGGCATGGGCTGGGGGCTGAACCCCGAGGCGCTGGTGCGTGCGCATCTGGAAAGCGGCGCGCTGGAACGGCTGGGCCCGGCGCCGATCGACGTGCCGCTCTACTGGCAGAGCGCAAGGCGGCTGAAAGCCCCGCTCGCGCCTCTGACCAAAGCACTGCGGCAGGCGGCGAAAGCGGTGTTGCTGTAAGGGGGGCGGAAACAGGGCGTTGCGCGCGGCTCCATCTGGTCAGAGCGACTCCCCCGCCTGAGCGCGCATTGCCCGCGGCCTGCGCGGCGCGCATAGTGACGCATGTCCCGCAGGCCCGTCAGGAGGAGAGGCGCCCATGGAGCTACCCGATTTCATTCAGGCCTTCCCCGCCCTCGATCTGCCGTTTCCCGAAGATCAGGTGCGCCGCCACGCGATCCGCTCGGAGGCGGGGCTGGTGGTGTTCCTGCACTTCCTCACCGATTTCGACCTGCCGCCCCATGCGCATAAGGCTCAGTGGGGCACGGTGATCGAAGGCGAGGCGGAGCTGACCATCGCAGGCGAGACCCGCGTCTATCGCCCCGGTGACAGCTACAACATCCCCGCGGGCGCGGAACATTCGGCGCGGCTCAAGGCCGGGACGAAGGTGATCGACGCCTTCGAGGAGGCCGATCGCTATCCGCTGAAAGCCTGAGGAAAGGCACTCAGACCCGGATCACCGAGACGCTCTGGTTAATCAGCATCGCGGGCGCCTGCGATTCCATGAAGGCCACGTCATAGGCATCGCGCCCCACCGCGACCAGCGCCATGTTCTCGGCCCCGCACATGCCGGTCGCATCGACCATGTGCCACGCGCCATCGAGCCAGACCTCGGCCACGGCATGGAAATCCTGCGGCCATACATCCGGCCCGTAGGAGGACGCCATCCGCGCCGGAATCTGCGCCGCGCGCACCATCGCGCAGAACAGATGCGCATAGTCGCGGCACACCCCTGCCCGGCCCGCGAAGGTCTCGAGCACATTGGTGTCGCTGTCCGACGCGCCGGGCACGTAAGAGAGGTTCTTCTCGATCCAGTCGCGGATCGCGGCGACTTTCGCCCCGCTCTGCAGATCGCCGAAACGCTTGCTCACGAAGGACACGAACTTGTCCGACTGCACGTAGCGCGAAGGCCGGATATAGGGCGCGGCCTCGGCGGGCAGTTCGTGCAGCTGTGCCGCCCGCATCTGGGTGAGGTCGATCGCCGGACGCGTGATGTCGATCACCGCCTGATAATGCAGCGTCATCTGCGTGCCGACCTGCGCCCAGATACGCTCGCCCACGCCGCAATCGCCCGCGATCCGACCCACGCTCGCATCGCCGAGATTCATCGACGCGCTGACGATCTCCTGCCCCGGAGCCTGCGCCGCTTCGAGCACCAGCGCGACCGTATTCGGCTGCGGGAACTGGTATTGCATCTGCACGTCGACCGAAATGCGCATGGCGGCTCCTTCTCTCGGGATTCAGGTGGTGTCACTGGGATGGAGCGCGCCGCGTAACAGAGACACGTCGGTGGGGAAAGGGGGGCGCCGAGGGTTTGGTTCCCTATCGCGCGGCGGAAAGCCGAACCCGCTGGAACGGGCTGGTCGTGCGCCTTGAGACCGTCCATGATATAGTAGCGAAAACGCCCCGGGACAAAAAGGTGAGTAATGGCACCCAACGATAGCTACAGACCGGCTTGCCTGCTCGTCTTTTCCACGCAGCGGACCGGCAGCACACTGCTTTGCGACTATCTGCAACGCGCGGGCTTGGGAAAACCGGGCGAATTTTTCCTCCTTTTGATGCGCAGCAAACCCCGTAATGAGATCACGCCTGCGGATTTCTTCGCCGCGGCTGAAATGGGGCGTGGCGAAAACGGGACCTCGGCGATCAACGTGATGTCGAACCAGCTTGCTCCGATCGCGGAAGCCTTTTTCGGCAAACCGGCCTATGAGGCTTTGGAGCCAGTGACGGCTCACGCACAGTTCATCGACGCCTATGCAAAAATCTTTGGATCGAGCGCCTATCTGCGCATCTCTCGCAGCGACCGCGTAGCGCAGGCGGTCTCGCGTCTCGTGCATCGAAAGAGCGGCGTCGCCCATGTGAAAGCCGGAGAGGCGCAACGCACGCCGAACCACAAAGCCGGCAGCGGCGATCCGGTCGACGAGATCACCGGGGCGGACCTTGCCCACGAAATCTTTCGGATCGATCAGGACGAAGCCCATCTCGATGCGGTTCTCGCGCAACTCGACCAGCCCGTTTGCGACCTCACCTATGAAGACCTGACCGAAGACCCGGAGCGACAGTTTCAGGCCATCTGGCAGTTTTTCGGTTGGGGTAATTTCGACATGCCCCTGTGCACGGACCACACGAAGGTGACCAAACCCGCGGATTTCACCGTTCTGCGCACGAAGCTTGCCGCCTATCTGGGGGCCGATCCGGAGAGCAGCGATGCGGACCTGCTCGCGCTGTGCCGGGCCCGCAATGCGCAGGAAGGTCACGGCACCCGCAGCGCGAAACGAACTGGCAGCCTGAGCAGGCTCCTGCGGCGCGGCGCCCGCTCGCGCGCATGAAAAAAGGCGCCACGAGGGCGCCTTCTCAAGCTCTGGAAGCAAACGCAGGCTTACGCGTCGATCTTGACGAGTTCGACGTCGAAGGTCAGCGCCTTGCCGGCGAGCGGGTGGTTCGCGTCGAGGACGAGTTCTTTCTCGTTCGCCTCGGCGACGGTCACGTTCACGGTCTGACCGTCCTGGGTCTGAACCTGAAGCTGGGTGCCCGGCTCGGTCGGGATGTCGTCGGGGATGTTCGCGCGGTCGACCGACTGCATGCGCTCGGGGTGATGCTCGCCATAGGCCTCTGCGGGCTCTACGCGCACGGTGCGCTTTTCGCCCTCTTCCATGCCGGTCACGCCCTTGTCGAGGCCGGGGATGATCTGGCCCGAACCGAGCGTGAAGGACAGCGGGTCACGGCCTTCCGAGCTATCGAAGACGGAGCCGTCATCGAGCTTGCCGGTGTAATGAAGATGCAGGGTGTCGCCAGCCTTTGCCTGGGTCATGGTGATATCCTTTCGCGGGGAGATGAATTTGCCGAGGCCACGGGGTTACGCGGGTGCTCGGAGCGTCACGCGACAAATTGGGGGTTCTGGGCGGGAATGTAAACCGGGGGGCCGAAATTCGGGCGGTTTGAGGCCGTTTGAGACGCTTTTACGGCGATTCTGCCTACTCTGGACGTTTTGTGTAAGTATGGGCACCATCAGAAGCGAAAAAGCTGAAAGGCTCGCGCGAGATGTGTTTCAGAAACGCAGTCGGTTTCTTCGAAAAAGGGCATAGTTACCTTCAGACGGCTGACTTCGTCGCACGCGGGGTGGAAGCGGGAAATCTCAAGCTCAACTTCGACGATCCTGTAGATTTTCTCTACGCTCATTCCCTGGAATTGATGCTAAAGGGCTGCCTTCTCCTGGACGACCCCGCAGCGAACCCGAACGAATATGGTCACGATACCTTGCGCCTTTTCGATGAAGTTCTGTCCCGGAAATTTGGCGGGAAAATCCTCGGCGCCGCTTGTGAAAATTTGCGCAACAACTGGAAGTCGCATCTCAGGAAAGCGCGCGACATCTATGCATTAAAATTTGATGTCGACGAGACTGCTTTGAGCGAACTTGGAATCGCGAGCAATGCTGAGATCGGAGAGGCGCTGCCATCGTTGCGCAAGCAAGTAAGCTGGATTGCTGAACGCAACAGAGCTTCTGGAGGGAAATTCCGTTATCCGGTTAATGAAAATTACCGGAGACAGATTGTTGATGCATTCGGCATTCGAATGGATGTAGTGCGAAGCTCAATTTCATGGGGATGCGCCGACATTTATCACGGTTTCCGCCGTCTTTGTTCAGAGGGAGATCACGAATAGAAAAAAGCGCCCCGGAGGGCGCTTTTATCAATTTTCGGTGCATATCGCCTTACAGCTGGGCTGCGACCTCTTCGGGCACGTCGAAATTGGCGGTGACGGATTGCACGTCGTCATCGTCTTCGAGCGTGTCGATCAGCTTCATCAGCTTCTGGGCGGTCTCCAGATCGACCTCGGTGCGGTTCTGGGGCTTCCAGATCAGCTTGGCTTCCTCGGCCTCGCCCAGTTCCTTCTCGAGCGCGTCGGAGACATCCGAGAGGTCTTCCATCGCGCAGTAGATCCAGTGGCCTTCGTCGTCGCTCTCGACGTCTTCGGCACCCGCCTCGATGGCGGCCATCAGCACGGTCTCGGCATCGCCCACGGAGGCGGGATAGATGATCTCGCCCATCCGGTCGAACATGAAGGACACCGAGCCGGTGGTGCCCAGATTGCCGCCGTTCTTGGTGAAGGTAGAGCGCACGTTCGACGCGGTGCGGTTGAGGTTGTCGGTCATCGCCTCGACGATCACCGCGATGCC contains:
- the betB gene encoding betaine-aldehyde dehydrogenase, with protein sequence MRAQPKASHFVNGDWMEDTDGDELIVTYPGTGEVIAKLHAATPAVIDAAISGAMEAQKDWAALRPVERGRILTRAVAIIRERAEELAQLETLDTGKPIQETREADWPSGAEALEYFAGLAPTLTGETMPLGGDFAYTIREPLGVCAGIGAWNYPSQIACWKSAPALSTGNAMVFKPSEMTPLGALKLAEIFIEAGMPAGIFNVVQGFGPVGAALSTDPRIAKVSLTGSVPTGAKVYQAASAGMKHVTMELGGKSPMIVFDDADIESAIGAAMLGNFYSSGQICSNGTRVFVQKGIKEQFLARLKERTETIVAGDPLDEATQFGPLISQAQFDKVMSYVESAKSEGARLVCGGSAGNEGPLFVQPTVFADVTDDMTIAREEIFGPVMSVLDFETEEEAIARANDTQFGLAAGVFTGDLARGHRVVGRLQAGTTWINAYNLTPVEMPFGAVKQSGFGRENSRAAVEHYTQLKSVYVGMGPVESPY
- the betI gene encoding transcriptional regulator BetI — encoded protein: MPKLGAEPIRRAALVKATIETVGEAGSLDVTVAQIARRAGMSSALAHHYFGSKDRIFLAAMRSILSIYGAEVRGAMAMAQTPQERVRAVVMGSFAAGSFRHEAIAAWLNFYVLAQSSADARRLLHIYQRRLRSNLVHGLRPLVGDRAGSVAEGLGALIDGVYIRAALVAGDPDREAACNLVLAHLEKELEVHQ
- a CDS encoding choline ABC transporter substrate-binding protein, which produces MTFRSTLLALSAALSLGLAGTAPAQAADCSKVTFSDVGWTDITSTTAVATTILEALGYETDTKVLSVPVTYEALSKGDVDVFLGNWMPSMAANVDPYTKDGTVETLGTNLTGAKYTLATNAAGAKAGIKDFSDIAKHADELDNQIYGIEPGNDGNALILDMIDKDAFGLKDFDLKESSEQGMLAQVARADKADKPIIFLAWEPHPMNSNFDITYLSGGDDFFGPDYGGATVMTNVRAGYVDECPNPGKLVSNLKFTLSMENEIMGKILDDGEDPKDAAKEWLKAHPETWQAWLEGVTTKDGGDAREAVEKALNS
- the choW gene encoding choline ABC transporter permease subunit, whose protein sequence is MNWLTETKIPVGKTAKIVIDWLQDHAAPLFDALSVALKALIDATLWVLQGPPPLLVILAFAVIAYLLQRSWKISLLVIVGFLFILNQDYWEETTESLTLVIAACVVCMGIGVPIGIAAAHRPRLYAVLQPVLDLMQTLPAFVYLIPAIVFFGIGMVPGLIATVIFVLPAPIRLTHLGVSSTPDTLTEAAQSFGATKSQLLWKVELPYATPQIMAGLNQTIMLSLSMVVVAALVGADGLGVPVVRALNTVNTALGFESGFVIVVVAIILDRMLRRGGSK
- the choV gene encoding choline ABC transporter ATP-binding protein, yielding MTQTKAKTAVKFDNVSIVFGDRPQEALPMMDEGLSRPEIQERTDQVLGVHDCSVEVPEGEILVLMGLSGSGKSTLLRAVNGLNPVVRGQVEVHDGENLVDVTHADPATLRRMRLTKIAMVFQQFGLLPWRTVRENVGLGLELAGMNKAERRKKVDRQLELVGLSDWADRQVAELSGGMQQRVGLARAFATDAPILLMDEPFSALDPLIRTKLQDELLELQTELKRTIIFVSHDLDEAFKIGNRIALMEGGRIVQCGTARDIIAKPANGYVADFVAHMNPLGVLTAEDIADPVGTPTGDATGAPMPADAPVRDVMERLRYEPAVPLTDGRVVTREGVITRLIDPQRSAEAS
- a CDS encoding DMT family transporter; this encodes MTAQDKPNKPLIGILWMLATTACFVMVNIIVHWLGDQVPAAQSAFVRFMWGLIFFAPALARILRQNFPPQVWALFGLRGALHAVAVGLWFFAMSNIPIADVTAINYLNPIVVTVGGALLLGEGLAWRRVTAVIVALIGALIILRPGMRAIEPGHLAQLGAALFFGGAYLAAKRLTDYVPAGTVVAMMTLVVTVALAPVAIWKWEPITLSETLWLGAVAVFATGGHYCMTRAFAAAPVTVTQPVIFLQLVWAAIAGWSFFGERPDPYVILGGAIIIGAVSYMTFREAQLKRRVTPPAPATKI
- a CDS encoding LysE/ArgO family amino acid transporter encodes the protein MELVAFWAGLKLGLGLIVAIGAQNAFVLRQGLRREHVFAVALFCALSDAVLIALGVSGFAAASTALPWLPETLRWGGVAFLSWYAIRSALAAIRGGEHLDPSAGSAPSLRAVLVTVAAFTWANPHVWLDTVVLLGAVSAQFAGARISFASGAIVASFLFFFALAYGARLLAPLFAKESAWRVLDALIAVLMGSIAWKLAAGAL
- a CDS encoding LysR family transcriptional regulator ArgP, yielding MFDYAALDALATVIETGSFEAASARLGVSQSAVSQRVRQLEERMGAVLVIRATPCRATEDGARLIAHLREVALLETELAPSETPPVLRIAVNADSLATWVLPALAEVEGVRFDLVIDDQDHSAGLLRRGEVAGAITADEGPIAGCDSVNLGRLRYIATASPDFVARYFPNRIDRHALRAAPALQFNAKDRLQDRWASMIAGMPMGLRAHRIGSTEGFVEACLRGMGWGLNPEALVRAHLESGALERLGPAPIDVPLYWQSARRLKAPLAPLTKALRQAAKAVLL
- a CDS encoding cupin domain-containing protein, yielding MELPDFIQAFPALDLPFPEDQVRRHAIRSEAGLVVFLHFLTDFDLPPHAHKAQWGTVIEGEAELTIAGETRVYRPGDSYNIPAGAEHSARLKAGTKVIDAFEEADRYPLKA